The Pseudogulbenkiania sp. MAI-1 sequence GCAATGAAAACCGCACAGGAACTCCGCGCAGGCAACGTATTCATGGTCGGCTCCGAGCCGATGGTCGTGCAGAAAGCCGAATTCAGCAAATCCGGCCGTAACGCCTCCGTCGTCAAGATGAAGATGAAGAACCTGCTGACCGGCGCCGGCTCCGAAACCGTATACCGCGCCGACGACAAATTCGACGTGATCGTGCTGGACCGCAAGGACTGCACCTACTCCTACTTCGCCGACCCGATGTACGTGTTCATGGACACCGAGTACAACCAGTACGAAGTGGAAGCCGACAACCTCGGCGACACTATCAACTACATCGTCGACGGCATGGAAGACGTTTGCCAGGTGACCTTCTACGACGGCAAGGCCATCTCCGTCGAACTGCCGACCAGCGTGGTGCGCGAAGTGGAATACACCGAGCCGGCCGTGCGCGGCGACACCTCGGGCAAGGTACTGAAGCCGGCCCGTCTGAAGGGCACCACCTTCGAAGTGCCGGTTCCGGCCTTCGTCGAAATCGGTGAAAAGATCGAAATCGACACCCGTACCGGCGAATTCAAGAAGCGCGTGTAATCACCACGCTTCTCGTCAAAAAAGCGGCCTGATGGCCGCTTTTTTGTTGTCTTGCTATTGAGGTGGTTCTCCTGGAGGAGGAACCTCGCTCGGTGCCGTCGCCGCGTCGTAGACGGCGCTGCCCGCCTTGACCACGCCCTTGCCGGCGGCCACGGTGACATCCGCCGCCACGCCCACCACCGTCGTCGTCACGCCCACCGCCGCGCTCGCCACCGTGGCGGTTGCCGTCAGCACGGAACAGCCCGACACCCCCAGCACTGCCAGCGGCAAAATCATTCCATTCAGTATTCGCTGCACAATGCCTCCGGGCTAACCGCCATCACAGCGCGATCGACTGCAGCGACTCGAGCTTGAAGTTGTCGACCAGGTGCGGCAGCTCGAGATAGCTGCTCGACTGCATCTCGGTCAGCCGGCTCGCGGTACGGAAGAACTCGCTGGCCTGCATGCCCTCGGTGTAGATATCGTCGATCTCCACCGCGCAGCTCGCCACCAGCTTGACGCGGTGGTCGTAGAACACGTCGACCAGCCAGGTCAGGCGGCGCGCCGGCGAGGCCTGGCTGGCCGACAGCTTGGGAATGCCCGAGACGAACACGGTATGGTATTCGCCGGCGATGTCGAGGTAGTCGGTCTGGGAGCGTGGGCCGCCGCACAGCGTGGCGAAATCGAACCAGATCACCCCCGGCGCATGGCGCCTGACCATCAGCTTGCGTCCCTGGACCTCGATCTGGTGCGGCGACTCCGGTGCCCCGGCGGTGAGACGATCGAACATCGCCTCCATGCGCGCATCGCTGTCCGCCCCGGCCGGCACCATGAACAAGGGCTCGCGCGTCAGTTCGCGCAGGCGGTAGTCGTTGCCGCCGTCGAGATTGAACACGCTCAGGTTCTGCTTCAAAAGCTCGATCGCCGGCAGGAAGTTGTTGCGCTGCAGGCCGTTGGGATAGAGCTGGTCCGGCGGGTAGTTCGACGTCAGCACCATGATCACGCCGTGGCGGAACAGCTCGCTCAACAGGCGCGACAGGATCATCGCATCGGCGATATCGCTGACGTGGAATTCATCGAAACACAACAGCCGCGTGGTCTTGGCAATGCGTTCCGCCACCGTCACCAATGGGTCGGCCTCCTTGCTCAGCGAACGCAGCTGGTTGTGCACCTCAGCCATGAAATGGTGGAAATGCACGCGGCGTTTGCGCCGGTACGGCACGCAGGTGAAGAAGGCGTCCATCAGGAAGCTCTTGCCGCGTCCCACCCCGCCCCAGAAGTACAAGCCCTGCGGCACCTCGGGGCTGCGCAGGCTGCGGCCGAGGAAGCGGTTGCGCTTGGCCTTGAAATCGACCAGCTCGTGCCACAGCGCATCGAGCATGCCGACCGCGGTCGCCTGCACCGGGTCGTGGATGAAGCCTTCCTTCTGCGAAGCGGCCTGATACCAGGCCAGCGGGCTCATCGAGCCGTCTTTGTCGGGGGAGAAAGCGTGTTGTGCCATGCGGACGGAATCAGAAAGTCGAAAACAGGCTCAGGCTGGAGCTAAGGAATCGTCGTGGGCGCATCCAGACCGGTTCGGTCAAACCGGTTTGCAACGTCACGCCGCACCACTGGTACGGCGAGCATCGCAGGGTTGGGTACGCCGCCGGTGTCGCCACGCTCAGGCGAACAGCCCGGTGGACAGGTAGCGGTCGCCGCGGTCGCAGACGATGGAGACGATCACCGCGTTCTCCAGCTGCTGCGACAACTGCAAGGCAACAGCCAGCGCGCCGCCGGACGACGGGCCGGCCAGGATGCCTTCGACCCGGGCCAGGTCGCGCGTGGTCTGCTCGGCCAACTGCTGGGACACCAGCATCAGTTGGTCGATGCGCGAGTAGTCGCAGATCTTCGGCAGGTACTCGTCTTCCCACTTGCGGATGCCGGGAATCTGGCTGCCCGGCTCGGGCTGCACACCGACGATCTGGATCGCCGGGTTCTTTTCCTTGAGGAAGCGGCTGGTGCCCATGATGGTGCCGGTGGTGCCCATGCTGGAGACGAAGTGCGTCACGGTGCCGGCGGTGTCGGCCCAGATTTCCGGGCCGGTCCCTTCATAATGCGCCAGTGGGTTGTCCGGGTTGGCGAACTGGTCGAGGATGATGCCCTCGCCCGCCGCTTCCCTGCGCCGCGCCTCGTCGATCGAGCCGGGCATCGACAGCGCCGCCGGCGTCAGCACCACGTCGGCGCCATAGGCGCGCATGGTCTGCACCCGTTCGGCGCTGGAGTTGTCCGGCATCACCAGGACCATGCGGTAGCCCATCATCGCCGCCGCCATCGCCAGCGCGATGCCGGTGTTGCCGCTGGTGGGCTCGATCAGCGTGTCGCCGGGCTTGATGTCGCCGCGCGCCTCGGCGCGACGGATCATCGACAGGGCCGGCCTGTCCTTGACCGACCCGGCCGGGTTGTTGCCTTCCAGCTTCACCAGGACGGTGTTGCTGGTATTGCCGGGCAGGCGCTTGAGTTTGACCAGCGGGGTGTGGCCGACGAAATCTTCCAGATGCTTGAACGTAGGCAGGGTCATGCGGGTTCTCCGTATCAGCCGATCATTATACCGGCTGCCGCCGAAAAAAAATCCATGGTCTTGGCTCGGGTTTACCAGCACATCGACTACCGCACGATTTAATTCAATCTTTTTGTAATATTAAAAATTTACGATGGCGGTTGATCGGGAATCACGGCAAGGGATGGCCCTTCGACGAATGATCGTTCCCGCCTTCTTCCATAAGCGAGTCCGCCATGAAACAACGTGTTTTTGCTTCGAAACTGGTAGCCGCCCTGCTGGCCGCCACCCTGCTGCCGACCCAGTTCGCCCTGGCCGACGAGGCCTCCGATGCCGCGCTGGCTGCCAAGGTCAAGGCCGCCATCGACGCCAACCCGACCCTCAAGGCCTTCAACCTGAAGGTCGCCGGCAAGAACAACGACGTCACCATCGAAGGCAGCGTCGACGAAGGCCTGCAGATGGCGGAAGTCGGCGCCATCGCCGAAAAGGTCGAAGGCGTGAAGTTCGTCTTCAACAACATCATGCCGAAGAACTGATCCGGCACACCCAGCCCTTCGGCACCAAGACAAACAGCCCGCAATGCGGGCTGTTTGTCTTTGGTTCTCAGCGAGTCATCAGCCAGTCGACGTATCGATCCACCCCCTGCTCCACCGACAGCATCGGCTCGCCGTAGCCGGCCTCGCGCAGCTTGCCGATATCGGCCTGGGTGAAGCTTTGGTACTTGCCCTTGAGCGCGTCCGGGAACGGGATGTACTCGAGAATGCCCTGCTCCACCAGTTCCGCCAGGCTCAGCGCCGGCTTGCCCTCGTGGCGGCGGCAGGCGTTGACGGTGGCCACCGCCACGTCGTTGAACGGCTGCGCCCGGCCGGACCCCAGGTTGAAGATGCCGGAGAGTTCCGGATGATCGAGGAAGTACAGGTTGACCTTGACCACATCTTCCACCGACACGAAGTCGCGGCTCTGGCAGCCGTCGCCCCAGCCATCCCAGCCGCCGAACAGTTTGACCTTGCCGGTCTCGCGGTACTGGTTGAAGTTGTGGAACGCCACCGACGCCATGCGCCCCTTGTGCTGCTCACGCGGGCCGTAGACGTTGAAGTAGCGGAAGCCGGCCACCTGCGCGGTCAGGCCTTCCTTCATGCGCTGGCGCAGCACCTGGTCGAACAGGAACTTGGAATAGCCGTAGACGTTGAGCGGCCCCTCGAACTCGCGCTCCTCCTTGAAGGTGCTGCCGCCGCCGTACACCGCCGCGCTGGAGGCGTAGAGGAACTGGATCTCCTCGCTCTGGCAATAGTCGAGCAGGGCCAGCGTGTACTGATAGTTGTTGTCCATCATGTACTTGCCGTCATGGTTCATGGTGTCGGAGCAGGCGCCCTCGTGCACGATGGCCATCAGCTCGCCGTCGTATTCGCCGTCCAGCAGCAGGTCGAGGAATTCGTGCTTGTCGAGGTAGTGGCTGATCTCGCAGTCCACCAGATTGCGGAACTTGTCGCCGGAGGTCAGATTGTCCACCGCGATGATGTCGGTGATGCCGCGGCCGTTGAGCGCCTTGACGATGTTGGAGCCGATGAAGCCAGCGGCGCCGGTAACGACGATGGTCATGATGTAGTCCTTTTCAGACGAATTCTCTAGAAGGAGGAACCGGGTTCCGCGAGGAACGCCGCTTCTTCCGCGGTGCTTTCCCGTCCCAAGGCGGCGTTGCGGTGGGGAAAGCGCCCGAAACGTTCGATCACCGCGCGGTGACGGTGGGCGTAGTCGATCACGTTCTCCTGGCCGGGATAGCCGGCCAGCGTGGCAAACCGGCGTACCGCCTCGTCCTGGTCGGCAAGGCTCTCGCTATGCTCGAACGGCAGGTAGACGAACCAGCGCGCCACCGGCGGCAGCTGGGCGTCGAGCCCGGCCGCGAGCGCCCGCTTGGCGACCTCGCGCGCCCGCGCATCGCAAGCGAAGGCGCGCGCCGTGCCGCGAAACAGGTTGCGCGGAAACTGGTCGGCGACGATCAGCCAGGCCAGCGTGGCGCGGGCGTCGCCCAGATCGGGCGACAGCTCGCCCGCTGCGAGCGCCTCGACCAGCGTCCGGAAGCGCTTGCGGATCGTGTCGTCGAACTGCGGATCCTTGCGGAACCAGGCGCTCCGTTCGCCCCCCAGGCTCGCGTCGTCGATGCCGCCAAACCAGAATGACAGCACCTCTTCGTGCCACAGCATGGCGCGTCCCCTTTGCTGCCCGATTACAGCGCGAACAATTCCGGCTGGGTGCACACCGCGGTACCCAGCTTGCCGACCACGATCCCGGCGGCGGCGTTGGCGAGCGACATCGCCAGCGGCAGTTCCAGCCCGGCGGCCAGCGCCAGCCCCAGCGTGCCGATCACGGTGTCACCCGCGCCGGACACGTCGTACACTTCGCGCGCCAGCGTCGGCTGGTGCACCACGCCCTGCGGACGGTACAACGTCATGCCCTCCTCGCTGCGCGTCACCAGCAAGGCGTCGAGATCGAGCTCGGCGCGCAGCGCCTCGGCCTTGGCAGTCAGTTGCTCTTCGCTCTGCCAGCTGCCGGCCACCTGCTTGAACTCGCTGCGGTTCGGCGTCAGCAGCGTGGCGCCGGCGTACTTGCTGTAATCGTCGCCCTTAGGGTCGATCAACACCGGCTTGCCGGCGGCGCGCGCCAGTTCGACCATGCGCGTGACGTGGGTCAGGCCGCCCTTGCCGTAGTCGGACAGGATCACCACGTCGTGCTCGGCAACGATGGCGGCGTACTCGTCCAGCTTGTCGGCCAGGATCTCGTGGCTCGGCGCGTCTTCGAAGTCGAGCCGGATCAGCTGCTGCTGGCGTGCCACCACGCGCAGCTTGATGGTGGTGGAGATGCCGGCATCGCGCTTGAACGAGGTGGCGATGCCGTCGGCGTCCATCAGCCGCTCCAGCGCGCTGGCCGCTTCGTCGTCACCGACCACCGACAGGATGGTGGCCCTGCCGCCCAGACCGGCGATGTTGCGCGCCACGTTGGCGGCGCCACCGGCGCGTTCTTCCATGCGGCCGATCTTGGCCACCGGCACCGGCGCCTCCGGCGAGATGCGCGATACATCGCCGAACCAGTAGCGGTCGAGCATCACATCGCCCACCACCAGCACGCGCGCGTCGGCCAGCGTGTCGGCCAGCTTGGCCGGTTCCAGTCCCAGGGTCTGCAACAGTCCTGTCGTCATGTGTTACCTCCCGATCGCCTGGTAATCGAAGCCCTGCGCCCGCAGCCAGGCCGGATCGTACATATTGCGCCCGTCGATGATCACCGGCGTCTTGAGCGCTCGGCGGATCGCCTCGAAGTCGGGGGCGCGGAACATCTTCCACTCGGTGACGATCAGCAAGGCGTCGGCATCGGCGAGCGGACTCATCATGTCCTCGGCAAAGCTCAGGCGCGGGTTGCCGCCCATCACCCGGCGCGCCTCCTCGGCGGCGATCGGGTCGTACGCCACCACCTCGGCGCCACGGCGCGTCAGCTCGGCCACGATCACCCGCGACGGTGCCTCGCGCATGTCGTCGGTGTTGGGCTTGAACGCCAGGCCCCACAGCGCGAAACGGCGGCCGGACAGGTCCTCGCCGAAACGCGCCACGGCCTTCTCCACCAGGCGCAGCTTCTGCGCGTCGTTGGCGGCCTCGACCGCGTCCAGCACACGCAGCGTGTGGCCGTTGGCCTTGCCGCTGCTGATCAGCGCCTTGACATCCTTGGGGAAGCACGAGCCGCCGTAACCGGCGCCCGGGTACAGGAAGTGGTAGCCGATGCGCGGGTCGGAACCGATGCCGCGGCGCACCAGCTCGATGTCGGCGCCCAGCGTCTCGGCCAGGTTGGCCAGCTCGTTCATGAACGAGATGCGCGTCGCCAGCATGGCGTTGGCGGCGTACTTGGTCAGCTCGGCGCTACGCACGTCCATGAACAGGATGCGCTCGTGGTTGCGCTGGAACGGTGCGTACAGCCGGCGCATCATCTCGACGGCGCGCTCGTCCTCGGCGCCGACCACGATGCGGTCGGGCTTCATGAAGTCCTCGATCGCCGCGCCTTCCTTGAGGAATTCCGGGTTGGAGACCACGCTGTAGTCGATGTGGGCGTCGCGCTCGGCCAGCACTTCGGCGATCGCCGCCTTGACCTTGTCGGCGGTGCCGACCGGCACCGTGGACTTGTCGACGATGACCTTGTAGCCGTCCATGTGGCGGCCGATGTTGCGGGCGGCGGCCAGCACATACTGCAGGTCGGCCGAACCGTCCTCGTCCGGCGGGGTGCCGACGGCGATGAACTGGATGTCGCCGAAGGCGACCGACTCGGCCACGTCGGTGGTAAAGGAGAGACGGCCGGCCGCCACGTTGCGGCGGACCATCTCGTCCAGCCCCGGTTCGTAGATGGGGATGCCGCCGGCCTGCAGCAGCGCGATCTTGGCCGGATCGACGTCGAGGCAGCACACCTCGTTGCCGACTTCGGCGAGGCAGGTGCCGGTGACCAGGCCGACATAGCCCGATCCGATTACGGTGATTTTCATGCTTGGGTCGTCCGGAATTGAGCGATATCCTGGTTGATCTGGCGCAGCACATCCAGCGGTTCGGCGGCCTTGGTGATCGGGCGGCCGATCACCAGGTA is a genomic window containing:
- the efp gene encoding elongation factor P, giving the protein MKTAQELRAGNVFMVGSEPMVVQKAEFSKSGRNASVVKMKMKNLLTGAGSETVYRADDKFDVIVLDRKDCTYSYFADPMYVFMDTEYNQYEVEADNLGDTINYIVDGMEDVCQVTFYDGKAISVELPTSVVREVEYTEPAVRGDTSGKVLKPARLKGTTFEVPVPAFVEIGEKIEIDTRTGEFKKRV
- the zapE gene encoding cell division protein ZapE; amino-acid sequence: MAQHAFSPDKDGSMSPLAWYQAASQKEGFIHDPVQATAVGMLDALWHELVDFKAKRNRFLGRSLRSPEVPQGLYFWGGVGRGKSFLMDAFFTCVPYRRKRRVHFHHFMAEVHNQLRSLSKEADPLVTVAERIAKTTRLLCFDEFHVSDIADAMILSRLLSELFRHGVIMVLTSNYPPDQLYPNGLQRNNFLPAIELLKQNLSVFNLDGGNDYRLRELTREPLFMVPAGADSDARMEAMFDRLTAGAPESPHQIEVQGRKLMVRRHAPGVIWFDFATLCGGPRSQTDYLDIAGEYHTVFVSGIPKLSASQASPARRLTWLVDVFYDHRVKLVASCAVEIDDIYTEGMQASEFFRTASRLTEMQSSSYLELPHLVDNFKLESLQSIAL
- the cysM gene encoding cysteine synthase CysM, translating into MTLPTFKHLEDFVGHTPLVKLKRLPGNTSNTVLVKLEGNNPAGSVKDRPALSMIRRAEARGDIKPGDTLIEPTSGNTGIALAMAAAMMGYRMVLVMPDNSSAERVQTMRAYGADVVLTPAALSMPGSIDEARRREAAGEGIILDQFANPDNPLAHYEGTGPEIWADTAGTVTHFVSSMGTTGTIMGTSRFLKEKNPAIQIVGVQPEPGSQIPGIRKWEDEYLPKICDYSRIDQLMLVSQQLAEQTTRDLARVEGILAGPSSGGALAVALQLSQQLENAVIVSIVCDRGDRYLSTGLFA
- a CDS encoding BON domain-containing protein, yielding MKQRVFASKLVAALLAATLLPTQFALADEASDAALAAKVKAAIDANPTLKAFNLKVAGKNNDVTIEGSVDEGLQMAEVGAIAEKVEGVKFVFNNIMPKN
- the rfaD gene encoding ADP-glyceromanno-heptose 6-epimerase — translated: MTIVVTGAAGFIGSNIVKALNGRGITDIIAVDNLTSGDKFRNLVDCEISHYLDKHEFLDLLLDGEYDGELMAIVHEGACSDTMNHDGKYMMDNNYQYTLALLDYCQSEEIQFLYASSAAVYGGGSTFKEEREFEGPLNVYGYSKFLFDQVLRQRMKEGLTAQVAGFRYFNVYGPREQHKGRMASVAFHNFNQYRETGKVKLFGGWDGWGDGCQSRDFVSVEDVVKVNLYFLDHPELSGIFNLGSGRAQPFNDVAVATVNACRRHEGKPALSLAELVEQGILEYIPFPDALKGKYQSFTQADIGKLREAGYGEPMLSVEQGVDRYVDWLMTR
- a CDS encoding DUF924 family protein, producing the protein MLWHEEVLSFWFGGIDDASLGGERSAWFRKDPQFDDTIRKRFRTLVEALAAGELSPDLGDARATLAWLIVADQFPRNLFRGTARAFACDARAREVAKRALAAGLDAQLPPVARWFVYLPFEHSESLADQDEAVRRFATLAGYPGQENVIDYAHRHRAVIERFGRFPHRNAALGRESTAEEAAFLAEPGSSF
- the rfaE1 gene encoding D-glycero-beta-D-manno-heptose-7-phosphate kinase encodes the protein MTTGLLQTLGLEPAKLADTLADARVLVVGDVMLDRYWFGDVSRISPEAPVPVAKIGRMEERAGGAANVARNIAGLGGRATILSVVGDDEAASALERLMDADGIATSFKRDAGISTTIKLRVVARQQQLIRLDFEDAPSHEILADKLDEYAAIVAEHDVVILSDYGKGGLTHVTRMVELARAAGKPVLIDPKGDDYSKYAGATLLTPNRSEFKQVAGSWQSEEQLTAKAEALRAELDLDALLVTRSEEGMTLYRPQGVVHQPTLAREVYDVSGAGDTVIGTLGLALAAGLELPLAMSLANAAAGIVVGKLGTAVCTQPELFAL
- a CDS encoding UDP-glucose/GDP-mannose dehydrogenase family protein, whose protein sequence is MKITVIGSGYVGLVTGTCLAEVGNEVCCLDVDPAKIALLQAGGIPIYEPGLDEMVRRNVAAGRLSFTTDVAESVAFGDIQFIAVGTPPDEDGSADLQYVLAAARNIGRHMDGYKVIVDKSTVPVGTADKVKAAIAEVLAERDAHIDYSVVSNPEFLKEGAAIEDFMKPDRIVVGAEDERAVEMMRRLYAPFQRNHERILFMDVRSAELTKYAANAMLATRISFMNELANLAETLGADIELVRRGIGSDPRIGYHFLYPGAGYGGSCFPKDVKALISSGKANGHTLRVLDAVEAANDAQKLRLVEKAVARFGEDLSGRRFALWGLAFKPNTDDMREAPSRVIVAELTRRGAEVVAYDPIAAEEARRVMGGNPRLSFAEDMMSPLADADALLIVTEWKMFRAPDFEAIRRALKTPVIIDGRNMYDPAWLRAQGFDYQAIGR